A DNA window from Patagioenas fasciata isolate bPatFas1 chromosome 1, bPatFas1.hap1, whole genome shotgun sequence contains the following coding sequences:
- the POGLUT3 gene encoding protein O-glucosyltransferase 3: MRTLGSAQPERRAPRVIPHPHTSFTLFPQLSEGARSQTLELRWDPGTAASSPPRPQPRGHPGIRTPRIPQRSRSAAGPGQQRAAPPTPALPRPGGPPRGAESGRWLPRGAGGGRAGPEEAPAPRSERARPAEPGGGAMGSRGLLPLLLGAALPLLRPAEAAEPVSAERSLVWGPGLDAGLTLPVRYFYIQAVSPDGRNVSRSPPGKTQFKVAIKALSPKESTRIYTPHPLDRNDGTFLMRYRMYGSVRKGLKIEILYGDQHVAQSPYILKGPVYHEYCDCPEEDPEVWQNIMSCPSQEPQITKDFISFPTIDLQRMLKEIPAKFSQNRGAIVHYTILNNHIYRRSLGKYTDFKMFSDEMLLSLARKVHLPDVEFYLNVGDWPVEYRKANDTPGPIPVISWCGSVDSRDIILPTYDVTHSTLETLRGVTNDLLSIQGNTGPPWENKTEQALFRGRDSREERLHLVKLSKENPELLDAGITGYFFFREKEKELGKVPLMGFFDFFKYKYQVNVDGTVAAYRFPYLLLGDSLVLKQDSQYYEHFYIGLKPWKHYVPVKRNLEDLLEKIKWAKENNEEARKIAKEGQLVARELLQPHRLYCYYYKVLQKYAKRQASKPEIRDGMELVPQPDDRDSVCSCHRKKPLREDL, translated from the exons ATGAGAACGCTGGGTTCAGCACAGCCCGAGAGAAGGGCTCCGCGGGTCATCCCTCACCCTCACACCAGCTTCACTCTGTTTCCCCAGCTCTCTGAAGGTGCACGGAGCCAGACCCTGGAACTGCGCTGGGACCCAGGGACCGCTGCCTCCTCTCCTCCACGGCCACAGCCCCGCGGGCACCCGGGGATCCGGACGCCCCGTATTCCGCAGCGCAGCCGAAGCGCCGCCGGGCCCGGCCAGCAGCGAGCTGCCCCCCCTACCCCGGCACTGCCCAGGCCCGGCGGGCCGCCCCGCGGGGCGGAGAGCGGGCGGTGGCTGCCtcggggagcgggcgggggccgCGCAGGCCCGGAGGAGGCCCCGGCCCCACGCTCCGAGCGGGCGCGGCCAGCGGAGCCCGGCGGCGGGGCCATGGGGAGCCGCgggctgctgccactgctgctgggcGCCGCGTTGCCGCTGCTGcggccggcggaggcggcggaGCCCGTCAGCGCCGAGCGAAGCCTGGTGTGGGGCCCCGGGCTGGACGCGGGGCTCACGCTGCCCGTGCGGTACTTCTACATCCAGGCGGTCAGCCCGGACGGACGGAACGTCTCCCGCTCTCCGCCAG GAAAAACGCAGTTTAAAGTGGCAATTAAAGCACTTTCTCCAAAAGAAAGCACCAGAATTTACACTCCTCACCCTTTGGATAGAAATGATGGCACATTTCTTATGCGGTATCGGATGTATGGGAGTGTCAGAAAAGGGTTAAAAATTGAGATACTTTATGGTGATCAGCATGTAGCTCAGTCTCCTTATATTCTGAAAG GACCAGTTTATCATGAATACTGTGACTGTCCTGAAGAAGACCCTGAGGTCTGGCAGAACATTATGTCTTGTCCATCCCAAGAACCTCAGATTACGAAGGACTTCATTTCTTTTCCCACCATTGACCTTCAGCGAATGCTTAAGGAAATCCCAGCAAAGTTCAGTCAAAACAGAGGTGCTATCGTTCATTACACTATTCTCAATAATCACATATACCGCCGTTCCTTAGGGAAGTATACAGACTTCAAAATGTTCTCTGATGAAATGCTCCTGTCACTGGCAAGAAAG GTTCATCTTCCTGATGTGGAGTTTTATCTTAATGTTGGAGATTGGCCAGTTGAGTATCGGAAAGCTAATGATACGCCTGGTCCCATACCTGTCATTTCATGGTGTGGCTCGGTGGATTCAAGAGATATCATCCTTCCAACGTATGATGTGACCCATTCAACTCTTGAGACCCTACGTGGTGTCACAAATGATCTCCTTTCTATTCAAGGAAATACAG GCCCACCGTGGGAAAACAAAACTGAGCAAGCCTTATTTAGAGGTCGAGACAGCCGTGAAGAACGTCTCCATCTAGTCAAGTTATCCAAGGAAAATCCAGAACTACTAGATGCTGGAATAACAGGATATTTCttcttcagagaaaaagaaaaagagctgggaAAGGTTCCACTGATGGGCTTCTTTGACTTCTTTAAG TACAAATACCAAGTGAATGTAGATGGGACTGTGGCAGCTTACAGGTTTCCTTACCTCTTGCTGGGGGACAGCCTCGTATTGAAGCAAGATTCCCAGTACTATGAACACTTTTATATTGGATTAAAACCATGGAAACATTATGTTCCAGTTAAGAGAAACTTAGAGGACTTGCTAGAGAAAATAAAATGGGCTAAG GAAAATAATGAAGAAGCAAGAAAAATTGCTAAAGAAGGACAACTAGTGGCAAGAGAATTACTTCAGCCTCACAGGCTTTACTGCTACTATTATAAAGTGCTCCAG AAATATGCCAAACGCCAAGCCAGCAAACCTGAAATACGGGATGGAATGGAACTTGTACCTCAGCCTGATGACAGAGACTCAGTCTGCAGTTGCCACAGGAAAAAGCCTTTAAGGGAAGATCTATAA